The DNA window CTGAGCGCTGACGCGTGGCCGGCGCTGAGTTCATGGTGCGGAAAGACGAGGTCGCCGCCGCCGCCCTGCACCGTGAAGTCGGTGCCGAGCTCCATCAGCGCAATGACCGAGCACTCGATGTGCCACCCGGGCCGGCCTCGACCGACACTCGACGGCCAGCTCGGCTCTGACTCGCGTGCGGCCCGCCACAGGAGCGGGTCGAGGCTGTCGCGCTTACCCGCGCGGTCCGGATCTCCCCCGCGCTCGGCGAAGTACTTCATCATGGTTTTGGCGTCGTAATTGCTGACGTCGCCGAGCTTCCACGGGCCGAGTTTCGCCGCTGCGGCACTGTCGAAGTAAATGTCGTCACCGACTGTTGAGTCCGGGGTCGGCACGGAGTACGCCGCTCCTGCGGCCACAAGCCGCCTGACCGCCTCCGCTATTTCGTCGAGCACCTCGGTGACGGCGACGTAGTTTTCGGGCGGGAGGATGCTGAGGGCCTGCATATCGCCCCGGAACAGTTCGACCTGGCTTTCGGCGAGGTCTCGCCAATCGACTCCCGTGGCTGCCGCGCGTTCGAGCAGGGGGTCGTCGATGTCGGTGACGTTTTGGGCGTAGTGGACCTCGAGGCCGCCGTCGAGCCAGACCCTCTGCAGAGTGTCGTAGGCAAGGTAGGTCGCAGCGTGTCCCATGTGGGTCGCGTCGTACGGCGTAATTCCGCAGACGTACAACCGCGCGATCTCGCCCGTGTGTGCCTCGATCATGCCGCCGGTGGCTGTGTCGAACAGACACGGCGGAAGCGAGTTGCCGGGGAGAGTCGGGACGAGCGGTCTATTCCATGCCTTCACTTGTCCAGCCTAAGCTGCGCGGCTACGCGGTGAGGACACCGGTGCCGAGCAGGATGAAGATCACGACACCGAGCAGGATGCGGTAGATCACGAAGGGCATGAAGCTGCGCTTCGAGATGTAGCTCATGAAGAACTTGATGACGAAGATGGCGACGATGAACGCGATGACCGTCGCGATCAGGGTCTCGCCCGGGCCGTAAATCTCCGGGATGCAGTCGGTCGCGCCTTCGACGCACGGGTCGGCGATCGACTTGTAGATCTGGAAGAAGCCGCTGCCGAGTACGGCGGGAATGGCGAGGAGGAACGCGTATCTTGCGGCAGCGGCCCGTTCGTAACCGAGGAAGAGCCCCGCGGTGATCGTTCCACCCGAGCGCGACACCCCGGGGATGAGCGCGAGGGCCTGGGCCAGTCCGAAGATGATGCCGTCGCGGTAACCGAGGTTCTCGAGCTTGAGGTTCTTCCGGCCGATCCAGTCGGCGATTCCGAGAAGGATGCCGAAGCCGATGAGCATGGATGCCGTGAACCACAGCGACCGCAGTGTGGTCTCGATCTGATCCTGGAACAGCAGACCGAGAACAACGATCGGTACCGAGCCGATGATGATGAGCCAGCCCATGCGGGCATCAGGATCGTTGCGCGGGATCTTTCCCACCAGCGCACGGCACCAGGCACCGATGATGCGCACGATGTCTTTCCAGAACAGGATGACGACAGCCAGTTCCGTGCCGATCTGGGTGATGGCGGTGAAGCGGGCGCCGGGGTCGCCGCCCGCCCCGAGGAACTCGCCGACGATGCGCAGGTGAGCGCTCGACGACACCGGGAGGAATTCGGTGAGTCCCTGCACGAGACCCAGAATTATGGCGTTGAGAATATCCACGGAATCCTTGCTGTTCGTCAGTAAGTGCGAAGCAGGTCGGTCAAAACCCGCCTGCCAAAGACTAATGCGTCGAGAGGGACGCGCTCGTCAACACCGTGGAACATGGCCGGGAAATCCAGCTCGGGCGGCAGCAGCAGCGGAGCGAAGCCGTATCCGGTGATGCCGAGCATTGACAGCGCCTTATTGTCGGTACCCGCTGGCAGGAGGTAGGGCAGCACCTCAGCGCCGGGGT is part of the Mycetocola zhujimingii genome and encodes:
- a CDS encoding undecaprenyl-diphosphate phosphatase, translated to MDILNAIILGLVQGLTEFLPVSSSAHLRIVGEFLGAGGDPGARFTAITQIGTELAVVILFWKDIVRIIGAWCRALVGKIPRNDPDARMGWLIIIGSVPIVVLGLLFQDQIETTLRSLWFTASMLIGFGILLGIADWIGRKNLKLENLGYRDGIIFGLAQALALIPGVSRSGGTITAGLFLGYERAAAARYAFLLAIPAVLGSGFFQIYKSIADPCVEGATDCIPEIYGPGETLIATVIAFIVAIFVIKFFMSYISKRSFMPFVIYRILLGVVIFILLGTGVLTA
- the mshC gene encoding cysteine--1-D-myo-inosityl 2-amino-2-deoxy-alpha-D-glucopyranoside ligase; translated protein: MKAWNRPLVPTLPGNSLPPCLFDTATGGMIEAHTGEIARLYVCGITPYDATHMGHAATYLAYDTLQRVWLDGGLEVHYAQNVTDIDDPLLERAAATGVDWRDLAESQVELFRGDMQALSILPPENYVAVTEVLDEIAEAVRRLVAAGAAYSVPTPDSTVGDDIYFDSAAAAKLGPWKLGDVSNYDAKTMMKYFAERGGDPDRAGKRDSLDPLLWRAARESEPSWPSSVGRGRPGWHIECSVIALMELGTDFTVQGGGGDLVFPHHELSAGHASALSGHPLARVYSHAGLVAFEGEKMSKSLGNLVLISRLLESGVDARSIRLAILAHHYRSDWEWTDRLLVDAAERLSLWQSAFTPTSDSGAAVSADAVDSHTVLSALRSALQLDLDTPAALRVIDDAATSGVTDPELIHRAVHALLGVEL